In the Ilumatobacteraceae bacterium genome, one interval contains:
- a CDS encoding FKBP-type peptidyl-prolyl cis-trans isomerase has protein sequence MGTEKRERQKANRQQRLIEEARADRQDVVKRNALRWTMGIVAAIGAVVLIAWVGGAFDGGDDEPETVITLPPLDTTPTTPPVTLEPLPKPEVEVPAEAPTDLVVTVLSPGEGPAAEAGDTVLVDYVGVRTEDGTEFDNSYDRGQQFPVTLGQGGVIQGWDEGLVGAQAGSQIQLDIPAELAYGDNPPGDPIQPGDALTFVIDVRSVTPASN, from the coding sequence GTGGGTACTGAGAAGCGTGAACGACAGAAGGCCAACCGTCAACAACGTCTGATCGAAGAGGCGCGAGCCGATCGACAGGACGTCGTCAAGCGCAACGCCCTGCGTTGGACGATGGGCATCGTGGCGGCCATCGGAGCGGTCGTGCTGATCGCCTGGGTCGGCGGAGCGTTCGACGGCGGCGACGACGAGCCCGAGACCGTGATCACGCTCCCGCCGCTCGACACCACGCCCACGACGCCGCCGGTGACCCTGGAGCCGCTGCCCAAGCCCGAGGTCGAGGTGCCCGCCGAGGCGCCGACCGATCTCGTCGTCACGGTGCTGTCGCCGGGTGAAGGCCCCGCAGCCGAGGCCGGCGACACCGTGCTCGTCGACTACGTCGGTGTGCGCACCGAAGACGGCACCGAGTTCGACAACAGCTACGACCGCGGCCAGCAGTTCCCGGTCACGCTCGGCCAAGGTGGGGTCATCCAGGGTTGGGACGAGGGCCTCGTCGGCGCCCAGGCCGGTTCGCAGATCCAACTCGACATCCCGGCCGAACTCGCGTACGGCGACAACCCGCCGGGCGACCCGATCCAGCCCGGCGATGCGCTGACGTTCGTCATCGACGTCCGCTCGGTCACGCCGGCGTCGAACTGA
- the dut gene encoding dUTP diphosphatase — protein MSLPIDLVRLDPELPLPAYAHHGDAGLDLYAREAATLPRAGGRLLMPTGIAIAIPVGWCGLLMPRSGLALRHGISVVNTPGLIDAAYRGEIKAILINTDPDHDYEIARGDRVAQLVIQRVEDVAWNVVDELDGVDRGGGFGHSGR, from the coding sequence GTGAGCCTGCCGATCGACCTGGTCCGGCTCGACCCCGAGCTCCCGCTCCCGGCGTACGCGCATCACGGCGACGCCGGGCTCGACCTGTACGCCCGTGAAGCGGCGACCCTCCCGCGCGCCGGCGGGCGCCTGCTGATGCCGACCGGCATCGCGATCGCGATCCCGGTCGGGTGGTGCGGGCTCCTGATGCCGCGCAGCGGGCTGGCGCTCAGACACGGCATCAGCGTCGTCAACACGCCGGGACTGATCGACGCCGCCTATCGCGGCGAGATCAAGGCGATCCTGATCAACACCGACCCCGACCACGACTACGAGATCGCTCGCGGCGACCGGGTCGCGCAACTGGTGATCCAGCGGGTCGAGGACGTCGCCTGGAACGTCGTCGACGAACTCGACGGCGTCGACCGGGGTGGCGGTTTCGGTCACAGCGGCCGCTGA
- a CDS encoding histidine phosphatase family protein, with amino-acid sequence MVARFVSLLLLRHGQSEWNAIRRWQGLADSPLDDLGRRQAVDAAAALAATGDRFQSVWSSPLARAAETGEIIAAHLGLGDVRLDERLREADAGEWQGMTPDQIDAAYPGFLAEHRRPPTFESAEHVIERASEALLTIARRSSPDTGAVVVTTHSGVIRTIIRHLGWVDERVPNLGGVWISVDTSTTDATARFDLRRRFDPNGVVRTGVDAPGEDPGEQADESEAHRSAER; translated from the coding sequence ATGGTCGCCAGGTTCGTGTCGTTGTTGCTGCTGCGACACGGGCAGAGCGAGTGGAACGCGATCCGCCGGTGGCAGGGTCTCGCCGACTCACCGCTCGACGATCTGGGTCGCCGGCAGGCGGTCGACGCAGCCGCCGCTCTGGCGGCGACCGGCGACCGGTTCCAGTCCGTGTGGTCGAGTCCGCTCGCCCGGGCCGCCGAGACCGGCGAGATCATCGCCGCACATCTCGGGCTCGGCGACGTGCGGCTCGACGAGCGACTCCGTGAAGCCGACGCCGGCGAATGGCAGGGCATGACCCCCGACCAGATCGACGCTGCGTATCCGGGTTTCCTCGCCGAGCACCGACGGCCACCGACGTTCGAGTCGGCGGAACACGTGATCGAGCGCGCGAGCGAGGCGCTCCTCACGATCGCACGTCGGTCGTCACCCGACACCGGCGCCGTGGTCGTGACCACCCACTCGGGCGTGATCCGCACCATCATCCGCCATCTCGGCTGGGTCGACGAACGTGTCCCGAATCTCGGTGGGGTCTGGATCTCGGTCGACACGTCAACCACCGACGCCACCGCCCGCTTCGATCTGCGCCGGCGTTTCGACCCGAATGGGGTCGTCCGCACCGGGGTCGACGCTCCCGGGGAGGACCCCGGCGAACAGGCCGACGAGTCCGAGGCACACCGCAGCGCCGAGCGCTGA
- the selA gene encoding L-seryl-tRNA(Sec) selenium transferase: MSGTSGRPPSVDALARSGSGLPHPILVELARTAIADGAVDAFPHRVDAYRRSLLTPVVNATGVLLHTNLGRAPLAHRQPARPQTVEFDLATGERGSRQRAVGQLFATLTGAEAAIIVNNNAAAVLLVVAALAEGRDVAVSRGESVEIGGAFRVPEVMEQSGARLVDVGTTNRTRLSDYERAIVRPGNDVAVVMKIHPSNYRVDGFVEETSIAELATLDVPVVADIGSGLIDANVPWLQGAPPAWLAGEPAAVQALADGADLVTFSADKLLGGPQAGIIVGGAEFVQRCAKHPLARALRCGGLVLNALQDLALAYLDKRVATDVAFWRMVDQPIDVLRRRAEQIITDAGAGSVVDTLALPGAGSAPGVSMPSIGIAVPGDRLTELRGHDTPVIARTRDGRTVLDLRSVDAGDDTIVAAALASLPTATP; encoded by the coding sequence ATGAGCGGAACCAGTGGCCGACCACCGTCCGTCGACGCGTTGGCCCGTTCGGGCTCCGGACTCCCCCACCCGATCCTGGTCGAGCTAGCCCGGACGGCGATCGCCGACGGCGCCGTCGACGCCTTCCCCCATCGGGTCGACGCGTACCGCCGCTCGCTGCTGACGCCGGTCGTCAACGCGACCGGCGTGCTGCTCCACACCAACCTCGGCCGCGCACCGCTGGCCCACCGTCAACCGGCGCGACCCCAGACGGTCGAGTTCGACCTCGCCACGGGCGAGCGCGGTTCGCGACAGCGGGCGGTCGGGCAGTTGTTCGCGACCCTGACCGGCGCCGAGGCGGCGATCATCGTCAACAACAACGCAGCGGCGGTGCTGCTGGTCGTCGCCGCGCTCGCCGAAGGTCGCGATGTCGCCGTCTCGCGTGGCGAGTCGGTCGAGATCGGGGGCGCGTTCCGTGTCCCCGAGGTGATGGAGCAGTCGGGCGCCCGACTGGTCGACGTCGGCACGACCAACCGCACCCGTCTCAGCGACTACGAGCGTGCCATCGTTCGACCCGGCAACGACGTCGCCGTGGTCATGAAGATCCACCCGAGCAACTACCGGGTCGACGGGTTCGTCGAGGAGACCTCGATCGCCGAGCTGGCCACGCTCGACGTGCCGGTCGTCGCCGACATCGGGAGCGGGTTGATCGATGCGAACGTGCCCTGGTTGCAGGGAGCGCCGCCGGCGTGGCTGGCGGGAGAACCGGCGGCGGTCCAGGCGCTCGCCGACGGCGCCGACCTCGTGACGTTCAGTGCCGACAAGCTGCTCGGCGGGCCGCAGGCGGGCATCATCGTCGGCGGTGCCGAGTTCGTCCAGCGGTGCGCCAAACACCCGCTCGCGCGTGCGCTGCGCTGCGGCGGCCTGGTGCTCAACGCCCTGCAGGACCTCGCCCTCGCCTACCTCGACAAGCGGGTGGCGACCGACGTCGCGTTCTGGCGGATGGTCGACCAGCCGATCGACGTGCTCCGTCGGCGGGCTGAGCAGATCATCACCGACGCCGGCGCGGGTTCTGTCGTCGACACGCTCGCGCTCCCGGGCGCCGGCTCGGCACCGGGTGTCAGCATGCCGTCGATCGGCATCGCAGTCCCGGGCGACCGGCTGACCGAGCTGCGCGGCCACGACACCCCGGTGATCGCCCGGACCCGCGATGGGCGCACGGTGCTCGACCTCCGATCGGTCGATGCCGGCGACGACACGATCGTCGCAGCGGCGCTCGCATCGCTCCCCACCGCGACGCCATGA
- a CDS encoding peptidylprolyl isomerase has product MRRHPVTRAAGLALVSVTLVAACGASDDPAPVAEPAAEVDGTDDDEISGTDDGTDDGDGADDGASTTTVDTELPGGKPEVQIPDELPTELVVTDLIEGTGPEAEAGDTVVVNYVGVRSEDGFEFDNSYDRGQPFPVQLGAGSVIQGWDLGLVGARVGTRRQLDIPAELAYGDADRGDIRPGDALTFVIDVLAIEKPPVITAPPKADEAACAIDESAPQVQQFDEMQPFCIDVGAVYTAEIVTNFGPITIELLPEQAPQTVNNFVMLARNRYFDGTECHRAIPGFVVQCGDPTATGTGGPGYRFPDELPVAGEYRIGSLAMANSGPDTNGSQFFIITGDDGASLPPLYSLFGQVTEGLDSTVADLDAVANPANNGVPPLETIIIESVTITES; this is encoded by the coding sequence ATGCGCAGGCACCCGGTCACCCGCGCTGCCGGGCTCGCCCTCGTGTCCGTCACACTCGTCGCGGCGTGCGGTGCCTCCGACGATCCTGCCCCGGTCGCCGAGCCGGCCGCCGAGGTCGACGGCACCGACGACGACGAGATCAGCGGCACCGACGACGGCACCGACGATGGAGACGGCGCGGACGACGGCGCATCGACCACGACGGTCGACACCGAGCTCCCCGGCGGCAAGCCGGAGGTACAGATCCCCGACGAGCTCCCGACCGAACTGGTCGTCACCGACCTCATCGAGGGCACGGGGCCCGAGGCCGAGGCCGGCGACACGGTCGTCGTCAACTACGTCGGCGTCCGCAGCGAGGACGGGTTCGAGTTCGACAACAGCTACGACCGCGGTCAGCCGTTCCCGGTGCAGCTCGGCGCCGGCAGCGTCATCCAGGGTTGGGACCTCGGCCTCGTCGGAGCGCGCGTCGGCACGCGCCGCCAGCTCGACATCCCCGCCGAACTGGCCTACGGCGACGCCGACCGTGGCGACATCCGCCCCGGTGACGCTCTGACGTTCGTGATCGACGTCCTCGCGATCGAGAAGCCTCCCGTGATCACGGCGCCACCGAAGGCCGACGAGGCCGCTTGCGCGATCGACGAGTCGGCACCCCAGGTCCAGCAGTTCGACGAGATGCAACCGTTCTGCATCGACGTCGGCGCGGTCTACACCGCCGAGATCGTCACCAACTTCGGACCGATCACCATCGAACTGCTGCCCGAGCAGGCGCCGCAGACGGTCAACAACTTCGTGATGCTCGCCCGCAACCGCTACTTCGACGGCACCGAGTGCCACCGTGCGATCCCTGGGTTCGTCGTGCAGTGCGGCGACCCGACCGCCACCGGAACCGGCGGACCCGGCTACCGGTTCCCCGACGAACTGCCGGTCGCCGGCGAGTACCGGATCGGATCCCTGGCGATGGCCAACAGCGGGCCCGACACCAACGGCAGCCAGTTCTTCATCATCACCGGCGACGACGGCGCCTCGTTGCCGCCGCTCTACTCGCTGTTCGGCCAGGTCACCGAGGGGCTCGACTCCACCGTGGCCGATCTCGACGCGGTGGCGAACCCGGCCAACAACGGTGTCCCCCCGCTCGAGACGATCATCATCGAGTCGGTCACGATCACCGAATCCTGA
- a CDS encoding MoaD/ThiS family protein: MAQVRLFAAARDAAGTGRDELPGETVGDVLECARERYGSTFDAVLGTCRIWVNGEPADALDTIGATDELAVLPPVSGG, from the coding sequence ATGGCTCAGGTTCGCCTCTTCGCTGCAGCGCGTGATGCCGCGGGCACCGGTCGTGACGAGCTGCCCGGTGAGACGGTCGGCGACGTCCTCGAATGTGCGCGGGAGCGATACGGATCGACGTTCGACGCCGTGCTCGGCACCTGCCGAATCTGGGTGAACGGCGAACCGGCCGATGCGCTCGACACCATTGGTGCAACCGACGAGCTGGCGGTCCTTCCGCCGGTGTCAGGAGGATGA
- a CDS encoding helix-turn-helix transcriptional regulator, translated as MSPGDESDDAGPSSDHGRSPIDPLDVGSFIRSQRERAEISIRKLAELADVSNPYLSQIERGLRKPSADVLQQVATALRISVESLYVRAGILPDEGRGVSTVSEAIEHDPDLTPEQKSALLNVYESFLAQ; from the coding sequence ATGTCGCCCGGCGACGAGTCGGACGACGCCGGGCCGTCGTCGGATCACGGACGGTCGCCGATCGATCCGCTCGACGTCGGATCGTTCATCCGCTCGCAGCGCGAACGCGCCGAGATTTCGATCCGCAAGCTGGCCGAACTCGCCGACGTCTCCAACCCGTACCTCTCGCAGATCGAGCGCGGGCTGCGCAAGCCGTCGGCCGACGTGCTGCAGCAGGTCGCCACGGCGCTCCGGATCAGCGTCGAGTCGCTCTACGTGCGCGCCGGGATCCTGCCCGACGAGGGTCGTGGCGTGAGCACGGTGTCCGAGGCGATCGAGCACGACCCCGACCTGACGCCCGAGCAGAAATCCGCGTTGCTCAACGTGTACGAGAGCTTCCTCGCCCAGTAG